The following coding sequences are from one Lolium rigidum isolate FL_2022 chromosome 6, APGP_CSIRO_Lrig_0.1, whole genome shotgun sequence window:
- the LOC124665620 gene encoding lysophospholipid acyltransferase LPEAT1-like, with translation MAVDTATTAPSQPEGGDGAGEAVRPLLSGAPAIEEDEDLDVRYAPYARRDAYGPMGRGPLPAAQVARLMFAAAVLLPLRLIAGMLLVVAYYLVCRVFTLFADVGEEGRPRLHGWRREACLGAGRALSRAMLFVFGFYWIPVCDRRVPNAEDVPENQSEELERPGAIVSNHVSYVDILYHMSASSPSFVAKNSVSKLPLIGLISKCLRCIFVQRESKGSDSRGVSGDVTERVQEVSQYKNSPMVLLFPEGTTTNGDYLLPFKTGAFLAKAPVQPVILRYPYSRFSPAWDSIDGKRHVFFLLCQFANYMEVVRLPVYYPSEQEKEDPRIYANNVRKMLATEGNLVLSNLGLAEKRMYHAALNGLLCQS, from the exons ATGGccgtcgacaccgccaccaccgcgCCTTCCCAACCggaaggcggcgacggcgccggcgagGCCGTGCGGCCCCTCCTCTCTGGCGCGCCCgccattgaggaggatgaggacctgGACGTCAGATACGCGCCGTACGCGCGCCGGGACGCGTACGGGCCGATGGGCCGCGGGCCGCTCCCCGCGGCGCAGGTGGCGCGTCTAATGTTCGCGGCCGCCGTGCTCCTCCCGCTCCGTCTCATTGCCGGGATGCTCCTGGTCGTCGCCTACTACCTCGTGTGCCGCGTGTTCACGCTCTTCGCCGACGTAGGGGAAGAGGGCCGTCCCCGATTACATGGGTGGAGGAGGGAGGCATGTCTGGGTGCTGGCCGTGCATTGTCGCGGGCGATGCTCTTCGTCTTCGGCTTCTACTGGATCCCGGTGTGCGATCGAAGAGTCCCAAATGCAGAG GATGTACCTGAAAATCAGTCTGAAGAACTGGAAAGACCAGGAGCGATTGTGTCTAATCACGTATCATATGTGGACATTCTCTATCACATGTCAGCTTCTTCTCCGAGTTTTGTTGCTAAG AACTCCGTGTCCAAGTTGCCGTTGATTGGTCTCATAAG CAAATGCCTCAGGTGCATTTTTGTTCAACGAGAATCCAAAGGATCAGATTCTAGAGGCGTCTCAG GTGATGTAACTGAAAGGGTCCAAGAGGTTTCTCAGTACAAGAATTCCCCTATGGTGTTACTCTTTCCTG AGGGTACTACTACTAATGGGGATTACCTTCTCCCGTTTAAAACTGGAGCATTCCTTGCAAAAGCACCAGTTCAACCTGTCATTTTGAGATATCCTTACAGTAGATTTAGTCCAGCCTGGGACTCCATAGACGGG AAACGTCATGTATTTTTCCTCCTTTGTCAATTTGCAAATTACATGGAGGTGGTTCGCTTGCCTGTATACTATCCTTCTGAACAAGAAAAGGAGGACCCCAGAATCTATGCCAACAATGTCAGAAAAATGCTAGCAACTGAG GGTAATTTAGTTCTTTCTAATCTTGGGCTGGCGGAAAAGAGGATGTATCATGCGGCACTTAATG GACTATTGTGTCAAAGCTAA